Proteins co-encoded in one Cupriavidus metallidurans CH34 genomic window:
- a CDS encoding Bug family tripartite tricarboxylate transporter substrate binding protein, with the protein MLRTIRAIAGIAMALSVVGHAQADTYPSKPIQMIVPQAPGGTNDIVARLVAADLSQRLGQQVVVENRPGAGGNIGTQTAARSAPDGYTLLMTISSTQAINPSLYRSIPFDPIKDFEPIAPVATVPNVLVVNPAFPAKSMSELIAMAKAKPDYYRFASAGNGTLNHLLGEMLNSMAAIKLEHVPYKGVAPALNDVLGNQVPMAFASLPSVLAHIKAGKVRALGVSSAKRSPFAPDIPAISETVPGYSGDLWVGLFAVRGTPKDVTQKLAATMQTALGDKTLRDKLAAQGAEVLTGTPQQFSTMLRGDIDKWAKIVKQSGAQVD; encoded by the coding sequence ATGCTTCGTACAATCCGCGCCATCGCCGGTATCGCCATGGCCCTGTCCGTTGTCGGCCACGCTCAAGCCGACACCTATCCGTCCAAGCCGATCCAGATGATCGTGCCGCAGGCGCCGGGCGGCACCAACGACATCGTCGCCCGACTGGTGGCGGCCGACCTGTCGCAACGCCTTGGCCAGCAGGTAGTGGTGGAAAACCGCCCGGGCGCTGGCGGCAACATTGGCACCCAGACGGCGGCCCGCTCCGCGCCAGATGGCTACACGCTGCTGATGACCATCAGCAGCACACAGGCCATCAACCCGTCGCTCTACCGCTCGATTCCGTTCGACCCAATCAAGGACTTCGAGCCGATCGCCCCGGTAGCTACCGTGCCGAACGTGCTGGTGGTCAACCCCGCCTTCCCGGCCAAGTCGATGTCCGAACTGATCGCGATGGCCAAGGCCAAGCCCGACTACTACCGCTTTGCCTCTGCCGGCAACGGCACGCTGAACCATCTGCTGGGTGAGATGCTGAACAGCATGGCGGCCATCAAGCTCGAGCACGTGCCGTACAAGGGCGTCGCCCCGGCGCTCAATGATGTGCTCGGCAACCAGGTGCCGATGGCCTTTGCCAGCCTGCCCTCCGTGCTGGCGCATATCAAGGCCGGCAAGGTCCGCGCCCTGGGCGTGAGCTCGGCCAAGCGCTCGCCGTTCGCCCCGGACATCCCCGCCATCAGCGAGACCGTGCCCGGCTATAGCGGCGACCTCTGGGTCGGCCTGTTCGCAGTGCGCGGCACGCCGAAGGATGTCACCCAGAAGCTTGCCGCCACGATGCAGACCGCGCTGGGCGACAAGACGCTCCGCGACAAGCTTGCTGCCCAGGGCGCCGAAGTGCTGACGGGCACGCCGCAACAGTTCTCCACCATGCTGCGCGGCGACATCGACAAGTGGGCGAAGATCGTCAAGCAGTCTGGTGCGCAGGTCGACTGA
- a CDS encoding LysR substrate-binding domain-containing protein: MDIRAMRYFVAIVDQGSLTRAAEVVCVAQPALSQQLATLEDEFGVPLVHRSAKGVRPTEAGKTLYRHVRNILRQVEIAGADVRVAGAEVSGTVAIGLPTTAAAAFGMALIRTVRQRYPQVRLQLFESMSGYISELLNQNRLDFAILFRDTPSRAVEPEPLASEPLYLIGTPPVTAPRPGKRGSATADTVPLKALDGIPLVLPSGSQGLREVVERTFAKAGMNLNVVADLDSLPFLLASAREGLACTILPASSLGDGDATVPRRLIVPELRRTLSLCWPRALPRSNAAEAVADVLREIVGERIALGGSLAPAG; this comes from the coding sequence ATGGACATCCGTGCCATGCGCTATTTTGTGGCCATCGTCGACCAAGGCAGCCTGACCCGCGCCGCCGAGGTCGTCTGCGTGGCGCAGCCCGCGCTGTCGCAGCAGCTTGCCACGCTGGAAGACGAATTCGGCGTGCCATTGGTGCACCGCAGCGCGAAAGGCGTGCGGCCCACCGAAGCCGGAAAGACGCTTTACCGTCACGTGCGCAACATCCTTCGACAGGTGGAAATCGCGGGCGCCGACGTGCGCGTGGCCGGAGCCGAGGTCTCGGGCACCGTGGCCATCGGCCTGCCCACCACGGCGGCAGCGGCCTTCGGCATGGCGCTGATACGCACCGTGCGCCAGCGCTACCCGCAGGTCCGGCTGCAGCTCTTTGAAAGCATGAGCGGATATATCTCCGAACTGCTGAACCAGAACCGGCTCGACTTCGCCATCCTGTTTCGCGACACGCCATCGCGCGCGGTGGAGCCGGAGCCGCTGGCCAGCGAACCGCTCTACCTGATCGGCACGCCACCCGTGACCGCGCCGCGCCCGGGCAAACGGGGCAGCGCCACGGCGGATACGGTCCCGCTCAAGGCGCTCGACGGCATCCCGCTGGTACTGCCAAGCGGCTCGCAGGGGTTGCGCGAGGTGGTCGAGCGCACGTTTGCCAAGGCCGGCATGAATCTGAATGTGGTGGCCGATCTCGACTCCCTGCCTTTCCTGCTGGCGTCCGCCCGGGAAGGATTGGCCTGCACGATACTGCCAGCGTCGTCGCTTGGCGATGGCGATGCGACCGTGCCTCGGCGGCTGATCGTTCCGGAACTCCGACGCACGCTGTCACTGTGCTGGCCGCGCGCGCTGCCGCGCTCGAATGCGGCCGAGGCGGTGGCTGATGTGTTGCGAGAGATAGTCGGAGAACGGATTGCGCTGGGCGGGTCGCTGGCGCCAGCGGGTTGA
- a CDS encoding CaiB/BaiF CoA transferase family protein, which translates to MSRPLEGITVVSLEQAIAAPFCTRQLADLGARVIKIERPGPGDFARAYDGRVRGLSSHFVWTNRSKESLTLDVKAPAAAPVLDSLLAKTDVLIQNLAPGASTRLGLDYETLSKRFPRLIVCDISGYGGDGPYRDKKAYDLLVQSESGFVSVTGTPEEGVKAGASVADIAAGMYAYSNVLAALIERGQTGRGKHIDVSMLESMVEWMNFPMYYAFDGAEPPPRAGASHATIYPYGPFPTGDGKTVMLGLQNEREWAAFCKVVLHEPDLATHAAFATNSLRSANRAQLRARIVEAFGRLTAAQVVERLEEAKIANANVNTMADVWAHPQLAARKRWRTVDTPAGQIPALLPPGMTDARMDPVPAVGEHTDAILAEAGCTAEQIARLHADGVV; encoded by the coding sequence ATGTCCCGACCCCTTGAAGGCATCACCGTCGTTTCGCTCGAGCAGGCCATCGCCGCGCCGTTCTGCACCCGTCAACTGGCCGATCTCGGCGCGCGCGTCATCAAGATCGAGCGGCCTGGCCCGGGCGATTTCGCGCGTGCCTATGACGGCCGCGTGCGCGGGCTGTCGTCCCACTTCGTCTGGACCAACCGTTCGAAGGAAAGCCTGACGCTCGACGTCAAGGCGCCTGCCGCGGCCCCGGTGCTGGATTCCCTGCTGGCCAAGACCGATGTGTTGATCCAGAACCTGGCGCCGGGCGCGTCGACCCGCCTCGGGCTGGACTACGAGACGTTGTCGAAGCGCTTTCCGCGCCTGATCGTCTGCGATATCTCCGGCTACGGCGGCGATGGTCCCTATCGCGACAAGAAAGCCTATGACCTGCTGGTGCAGAGTGAATCGGGCTTCGTGTCGGTCACCGGCACGCCGGAAGAGGGCGTGAAGGCCGGCGCCTCGGTGGCGGACATTGCCGCCGGCATGTACGCATACAGCAACGTGTTGGCCGCGCTGATCGAGCGGGGCCAGACCGGCCGTGGCAAGCATATCGACGTGTCGATGCTCGAATCGATGGTCGAATGGATGAATTTCCCGATGTACTACGCGTTCGATGGCGCCGAACCGCCGCCGCGCGCCGGGGCGTCGCATGCCACGATCTACCCGTACGGACCGTTCCCGACCGGCGACGGCAAGACCGTGATGCTTGGTTTGCAGAACGAACGCGAATGGGCGGCGTTCTGCAAGGTGGTGCTCCATGAGCCGGATCTGGCCACTCACGCTGCGTTTGCCACCAACAGCCTGCGCAGCGCAAATCGCGCGCAACTGCGTGCCCGCATCGTTGAGGCGTTCGGGCGGCTGACCGCCGCGCAGGTGGTGGAGCGGCTGGAGGAAGCAAAGATCGCCAACGCCAACGTCAACACGATGGCCGACGTCTGGGCGCACCCGCAACTGGCGGCCCGCAAGCGCTGGCGCACCGTCGATACCCCGGCGGGGCAGATCCCGGCCCTGCTGCCGCCCGGCATGACCGACGCGCGCATGGACCCGGTTCCGGCGGTGGGCGAGCACACGGACGCCATCCTTGCCGAGGCCGGTTGCACTGCCGAACAGATCGCCCGGCTTCATGCCGACGGCGTGGTCTGA
- a CDS encoding HpcH/HpaI aldolase/citrate lyase family protein codes for MTTTRVPRSYLFVPASRPERIGKAIAAGADAVIVDLEDAVAPDAKAAARAGLAEPWRDLQAQADAAGLALLLRINGADTSYFAEDVGFCRTSGVREIVLPKADKAALAALRAELPETPCGALLESAAGFADLAHVARAPGVSRLLFGSIDLMFDLDVGDDDAPLHHFRSELVMHSRAAGLPAPVDGVCTAIGDADALAADTARARRFGFGAKLLIHPNQVGGVHAALAPSADELAWARRVVEQAAAAQGAAIAVDGKMVDRPVLERAQRIVAAGAA; via the coding sequence ATGACAACCACCCGAGTGCCGCGCAGTTATCTGTTCGTTCCGGCATCGCGTCCGGAGCGTATTGGCAAGGCGATCGCGGCTGGCGCCGACGCCGTGATCGTCGATCTTGAGGATGCGGTGGCGCCCGATGCCAAGGCGGCTGCGCGCGCTGGCCTGGCCGAGCCCTGGCGCGACTTGCAGGCCCAGGCGGATGCCGCCGGCCTAGCATTGCTGCTCCGCATCAATGGTGCTGACACCTCGTACTTTGCCGAAGACGTGGGCTTTTGCCGCACAAGCGGCGTTCGCGAGATCGTGCTGCCCAAGGCCGACAAGGCGGCGCTGGCCGCGCTGCGTGCCGAACTGCCCGAGACGCCGTGCGGCGCCTTGTTGGAGAGCGCGGCCGGGTTTGCCGATCTGGCCCATGTGGCGCGCGCGCCAGGCGTATCGCGACTGCTGTTCGGCAGCATCGACCTGATGTTCGACCTTGACGTGGGTGACGACGACGCGCCGCTCCACCATTTCCGTAGCGAATTGGTCATGCATTCCCGGGCGGCCGGACTGCCGGCGCCGGTCGACGGTGTCTGCACGGCCATCGGCGATGCCGACGCGCTGGCCGCCGACACCGCGCGGGCACGGCGTTTCGGGTTTGGGGCCAAATTGCTGATTCATCCGAATCAGGTGGGGGGTGTCCATGCCGCCCTGGCGCCATCGGCCGACGAACTGGCCTGGGCGCGTCGCGTGGTCGAGCAGGCCGCCGCCGCGCAGGGTGCCGCGATTGCCGTCGACGGGAAGATGGTTGATCGCCCAGTGCTTGAACGCGCACAACGTATCGTCGCGGCGGGTGCCGCCTGA